ATTGGAAGAAGCATTTAATATTTACAGTTCAACTGATAATGCCAACACTTGTTACTGTACAGCGTTATTACAGGTTTTGTGGTTGCAAAAAGTTATGTATTTGAAAAGTTTACTGGTATTGTTACCCACCTAAGTCTAAACTAAATCTAATGCTCCCATCTGCAATGTAATTTGTAAATTAAAGTGTTTTAAACATGAGTCAATTATGAATATTAGTTTAAAGGGGAAGATGATACTTAAAAGTATATTCCCAACTAAGATTATCTACACCAATATGTTGGAATTCTATAACTTGCTTTcattttgtcttaaaaaaatgaaatagcaacGCTATATCAGTCACACAGAGGACATGCAGATTTAGCAGTATTGATATTATACTCTATCTGGTTGGAATTAAAGACACCCTGTACCCACATGTACACCAACAGCAGGTCACACATTAACAGTTGTAACTAAGCACTGTGACAAATTAGCCAGTTCTTCCCACATTAGTccctattaaaacaaaaaaggggggaagGGAGCAAAATAAACTGTTACAAATGGGCAATATAATTTTTCCACAATTGCCAAGGTTTAAAGAGCAGAGCAATTGTAGGTAAAGATAACTGCATAAGATGTTTGCAAGTGTTTTAAGGTAGATGCATATATATCATTTTTAACGCTTGCCTTTTAGTATAAGGTCAATACTGCCAATTTCATCTGTGACAATAGCACTTGGAGTCATACCATTGCCTCCATTATTGATCTGATCCTCCTCAATCCTCCTTTTGACAATCCTAAAATGATTGAAATGTGCTCCACAATCCTTAATCCAAAGCATTCTTAATCCATCTCTTCAGATATGTCTACAGAAAGACACATGAAAAGCAAGATAAACATAAGAACTTCCCCAGGTAAGATAACCACAAACATCCCCAATATCCCCGTTCACACAAACCAGAGAATAGACATTTGCACAATATCACAGTCTGAAGAGAATGGAGAATTAACTAAATTTAAACAATCCTGTCTACGACATCACTTAAAATACAATTTACCAGACATGAGGGGAATGTAGATGTTAGGAGCAAGGGGATATTACACAAGAATGCAACACTTTAGCCCATTCTGAACAAAAcagtttgaattaaaaaaatgaaaagattgtACTGAGTAAAGGAAAACTGTATACAACATGGGTTCTACAAAAAAGTGTCACCAATTATCTTATGTACGAGAGCGAGATCTGCTATGACGGGGAGAATAGCGTGGTGATCCTCTGCTTCTCCTTGGGGAGTAACTGCGACTCCTGCTGTTGCTTCTGCTACGGCTTCTGCTACGACTACGGCTTCGAGATCGAGATCTTCCATAACTTGGACTTCTGGGCCCATCAACTTTAACCCGGATGTAGGCAGTTTCTCCCTCATGAGATCTAAACTTAGTGTTATCCAGTTTTCGAACTGCATAGGTCATATCTTCTTTCCGTACAAACTCCACGACACCAGTGCCATCTCGGTAAACATCAGCATAACATACATCACCTGCTTCACGCATGTGATCCTTCAAATCCTGCCAGCTTCCACTTGGAGGCAGTCCAGAGACAACCACTCTGTTCTCAGATCGCCTGGATGGGGGGCCATAGCGGCCTCGGGGTGCTCCGCCACCTCCACCCCCGCCGCCGCCTCGGCCGGTACCGCGGCCGCTTCGAGGAAACTCGACCCGCAGACGGTATCCATCGTAATCGTAGCCGTCGCGACCATACACCGCGTCTTCCGCGTCTCGCGGGTCCTCGAACTCAACGAAGGCGAAGGGTGGTCCTCCGCGGCGATTCTTGAGATCGATGTCGCGGATAGCGCCGTATTTGTAGAACACGTCCTCAATGTCCTTGGTTCGAATGTCTGGAGGTAAGTTACCCACGTAGATGCGACAATCGTTGTTCCCTGCCGGGCCACGAATCACACCACCTCCGGACATGGCGACGACGAAAAGCGCGGACTCGAGAACAGGCCTTCCCACCAAGCCTAGCGCACGGAAGAGCGAACCTGCAGCGACACCTCGGCTCCTACATACCCATCTTTTACCACATTTTATCTATGGAGATTTCACAGAAGCTGGAGTATCTACACCTTGTTCTGTATCCGTAAGTTGTACTAGTAATTTTGGTTCCTAGTGCTCCTCACATTCACTCTTCCTTTCACCTGCAGACACAGCCTCCTGCAGTTCCTATATTTTCCTTATGCCTATGATCTCCCTTCACTGTAACCTCAAATCCTTCCCACCAAATTCTATTCCTCCTCTCCCTATTTCTTACCCCTAATTCACTTTCTGCATGACCTACTGCCCTAAAGCAGATTCTACACATAGATCCTCTTCAGAATCCTGCAGGCTTCAACACGAGTGCAGAGTTTCTAATTGAGAAAATATAACCATAGGccaaggaaggggagggagaaataCCTTTATTTTCATCAGCGATAATAATGCTTATAAACTTGTATAAATGCTATGAGAGAAGAAACCAAGAACTGAGTTGGGAGTGATGGTGAGATGAGAAATCTTGCAAAATTAACCTAGATATCACACTTGCTTAAGATTAGGTCGCTTTATTACCCATATTACCATATGGTATAAGCCATATTACCCAATGGCTTAAACTagcctttctttcctttgttcaTGGCTCTGTTGCAGAATATGACCTGAAGGTTGCAATAGTATATAGCAGTAGGTACCTAGTGGTCAATTATTGGTTTAGAACAGATCCAGGCTATTAAAATTCTAGATGTATTCCCCAGGAGGGGACAGTATTTTTCCCCCCTGATATGGCTCAGAAACAGTTCTTAGGCCACTAGCTACACATTCTTTGTTCAGAACAAGGATACCGTAGTTTCCCAGCAGGAATTATGGATTTTATAGCCTTCTCCCCTTCAAAGCAAAATGGAAATCCACAGTGAGACATGACTGTGAAGTTCTAGGCAGAATAGAAAGAGGGCTCTGCATTCTTAGGTTGATTCATATTCCTGGACATGGTTCTTGAGATCCGGTTGTCAAGTTTACTGCTAAGCCAGGGATTGGCTAGTAGAACTATCCACAGAGGAAAGCTCTCAGAAAAATATGTTGACCTAAGGAGTTGATGTCAGGTTTTCTACAAACTTGGACATCACTTCCTTCCTTTTATGTATCTCTTATGTATATCCCGATGGCAGATGAGGGAAGAATTCTTAGTGAAGCTTTTCTCACACTGGAAGCACTTATGTGGCTTTTCCCCAGTGTAGGTTTCCTGGTGGGCACTGAAGCAGGAACTATTCTTAAAGCTTTTCCCACACTGGGCACACTGGTACAGGCCCTCCACAATGTGGACTTGGCAATGAGGGCTAAATGGGAGCTTGTTGACTCTCTTCCCACAGATAGTGCACTGATAAGGCTTCTCCCCAGTGTAGGTACTCTGGTGGACAATGAGGCTGGAGCTCTGGTTGAAGCTTTTCCCACATTCCACACACTAGTATGGTCTTTCCCCTGTGTGAGTCCTCAGGTGGGCAGTGAGGTTGGAGTGTTCATTGAAGCCTTTCCCATATAAACAGTATTTGTGAGGCTTCTCTGTGGATTCTGATGCCGAACAAGGTAAAAAAACTCAGCTAAAGCTTTTCCCACATTCATGACATCTAGAAGCTTTTTCCAGTTCAGGGGCTGGCTAGTGATGAGAGGAGAAAGAACTCTGAGAGTATTCTCTCCCACACAAGAGATGTGTCCAGGGTTTCTCAGTCCAAAATCTCTGGTGACATCCTCCTCACTCTCCTCACTGTCTCCTCACTCTCCCCTGGACAATGTCTATGTTGCTTTCTTGTCCTTGGTTCACGCTCCTAGCCTGTTTTGAACTCAAAGTGTCAAAAAACTTTTCTACTAAACTTCCTCCATAAATCCTTGTTCATTTCTACTACTTCTGAATCATCCCATTTTAGATTCTCTTTTGTAACCCCATTCTTCATCTCAGAACCTGAAAGAATAAAATTACATTGGACTCTGGAGAAGGGAAACAATGGAATGAAGAAGGAGTTATAATTAAACTACCATAAAGAAGAAATACCTAATTGAATTCTTCATGTGACTAAGTCTTctgctaaattttattttccagttgtAACACTTTTTACCTCCAAATTTGTGGTCACCCTACttttcttgggtgaggattaaaaaataaaaaatttaaataaaataaaacaaaatagctcTGCTCTaacctggggtggggcagagtcAGGACGATAGTTATCAGGCAAAGCAAGATAAGGGAGGCATGGATTCTTTGGGAAGGATTAGGGTAGGTAAGCAGCATGTGATGCCTGAGTAGACAGAATAAGAAAACAACCCACGACAAGCTCAATGGACCACATAAAATTCTTTATAACATCTCTGGGAAAGAATGAGTTTTAGAGTGAGTCAGTACAAAGTGAAATGGGAACTTCAAGAGACAAAAAACATCAACCTCAGCTCACCCGATCTCCGTGATACAGAGCCCAGCACCATCTCCTGGCTTTGAAGACCCCTCTTCTGGAGATGGTTCTTGGCAGCCTGTGGAGTAAGCCAGGCTAGGGAGAAATATCCACTATTAGAGGGCAGCTTCCACTAACAGAGGTTCCGAGTGGGATCCCTGGGCCAACAGCATCAGCACTACCTGGGAGCCTGTTACACATGCATATTCCCAGGAACCCAACTCAGATCTGAGAAAGTCTGGAAATGATGCCTGGGAATCTATTTTAACATGTCCCCAGATGAGTATGATGCACAGTCAAGTCTGAGGAAGACTTTCATAGCCAATACCTCACTGCGTGTAGAGAAGTTAATTTTACTAGATGATTATTTGCAaaacagcttttttaaaaagttttttttcattCCAAAGAAATATGTGCACattatagaaaaaattttttttaatatattttattgatttttttacagaaaggaagggagagggatagaaagtcagaaacatcaatgagagagaaacatcaatcagctgcctcctgcacaccccctactgggaatgtgcccacaaccaaggtacatgcccttgactggaatagaacctgggacccttcagtctgcaggctgacgctccatccactgagccaaaccagttagggctatagaaaaattttaagacaataagggtggtggtgggaaggGTCTCACAGCCAAATACTAGAGATAACTAAATACTCTTAAAAATACCACAACTCAAACCTCTTATTTTTTCCAGACCAAGATTATTCTTTCCCAGATCCCACCTTCAAGAATTCTACAAAAGAAACGGTTCATTTTGATGACACACAGAGGTCTGTGGACTTGGGAAGGTTACAACACTTGGGATCTGAGCGGCCTGTGGGCATGGTGAGTGACGGGAGCAGAACTGGAACATAGTGAGTCCTACCCCCTTTACTCAGACCCCAAAGCTTCAGAAATCACATACAAGAGAGCACAGATGTTCCCAAGGATTAAAAGGACATAAATGCTAaatagcaaaatttaaaaagatattgatAGAGTATTTACATTgctcaaaaaaatacaaaagttaaTAAAACTTCTGGACAATTACCCATTTCATTAGCAGAAGCTTACCAATTTAAATAAATAGCATGAAGACACCAGGCTCTCCTCCAGGATTTGAGTCATATAAAGATGAACTagcttttaaaacttatttagcAACCTGCAAGGGCAGCTTTTAATGAAGCGGAAAAGGCCGCAGTGGTCTTAAGGCTATCTAAAAATGTATGGAGCTAAAGTGCTTAATGGAAAGAGACTTATAAATATAGAGCCTTGGTCTGTCCATGTAGTGGAATATCCGTCccgtaaaaaagaatgaagtgatACATGCTGCAAACATGCCAAGTGAAAGAGGCCAGACACAAAAAGTCACATATTATaagattccatttctatgaaatgtccagaacaggcagaTCCATAGACAGAGAATGAATAGAAACTGCTTAATGGATACAATGTTtcctttaagaaaatgttttagaaCTAGACAGAAGTAGTgattgtgtaatatatatattttttaatcctcacgtgaggacaTTCCtccattaattttcagagagagtggaagagagaaggaaatacaTCTTACATGTACCCCAACTAGAACCTGGGCGGGGGAGGAGCTTGTAACCAAGGCACGgggccctgaccggaatcaaacctgggaccctttggtccgcagttcaacgctctatccaccatgccaaaccagccagggctgtataacatttttaatgtaCTAAAATGCCACTGATTGTTCATTTGAAAATggctaattttatgttatgtgaatttcacctaaattaagaaaatttttcattatttttttttctaaaataattgagacaaaacaaaaactagagctttgaaagaaaggcaaaaataataggagAAATGTATTCTGAAGGAGATTAAGCTGGATGGGGCAGGGTTTATTTAATGTCTTTAAGTACATGAAGAACTACTATGCAGAAGGTCACGGTAAACATGTTCACCTGGGATCAGATTCCATTTCTTTTCATGTCACTGGGAAGTAGTTCTCCTGGATACCAATGAAAGGAATCAGAGATGTGAGAGTGACATAGATGTGCAGAATCATAGTTGAAAAGGGCctccctggccagatagctcacttggttagagcatcgtcccaatacaccaagattgcaagttccatcccctgtcacaggacatataagaatcaaccaataaatgtataaataagtggaataacaaatcgatgttcctctctccctctctctaaaaatcaataaaacaagtgttttcttttttaaaaaaaggaaagggctCAACTTTGAAGGGATAATGCAAAAATACAGCATTAAACTATCCTGTATTCTTTCCCTCTGCTTCTTGTGATTTATTTCTATCCTTTATCTTTACTCCCTTCACAATATAAGTCAAGGACCCAAAGCATTAGAGATACGAAAAAAACATAGTTTTCTCCCAGCCAGATTTCTCTCTTATAATGAATTCTTCAAACTACTCAGTGTAGTCCAGCTGTAGTCTGGATCTtgtccctgcccttccccaccctcaagAAGCCTGGACCCACCTTTCCAATTGTCACTTTCTCTTAAGGAGAGAGTACTATGTGAGTGCCTCTGGATTAACCTCTTTATCACTGTGATACCCTCCTccctatcaccaccaccaccaccacccacaatGTGTATGATAGATGACTGTTCTGGTTTGCTGTATGTtgctccccccttccccacccagcaTTCCTTCCCCACTTCTGATAGCCAAAGTAATCTTTTCTGTCATAGAAGGGAGTTTAGGCAACCACCATTTTGGTTTGTATGACTTGACAACTGCCATTTTGAAACTACAAAGGTCAacccctccctttttcctttaaattagccaatTGTGCAAGAATGTGAGCCTAAACTCtgaccaatcaagagtgagggaaaGATGGCAGGCTTCAGAGATAAAACCCCGAGTGGACTGCCCGCTCAGTGTGCATGATTACCAAATCCTGTGTTGGTTGCCCACCTTCCTGCagaagtaaagatatttgccttgtCTGGCTCCCAAGTATCCTTTGTGTTCTACTAGGACCCCTGGTTTTGAGGCTCGCCTTCTTTCTAACacgaattaccaactgaggtccagctgaagagacatatcaaggaaggacagaaaacgcCTGGAGACCAGTAGGAAGGGTGAGGTTGGGAGAGGGGATGACCCAGCTTCCAGGggtggcaggccagcaggggctgaGAGAGAGGAGGCATGTCCTGGTTAAAGGAGGGTCTGTTCCCTCAGAAGATATAGGCCAAGAACCCAGGCTCGTCTCCACAGCTTGCAGCATCAGAGTTTAGACCTGTAGCCTCTGTAACATTCAGCCATGAAAGgcggcagggctgctggccacaGCAGAGCCTGGAGCCAGCACACCAGAGCCAGTCAGAGAGAAATccacaatttcattctttttttttttaacccagagcacaggagttCTCATCTGCAGCTAGTCACCTGaggctttggtgcagggagggaggtgcaGACTTGAGGTGCCTAAGGAAAGATTGAGGTGGGAAGCATTGCGGGGAGACttggaaaaacaacaaccaggAGCATTTGGTTGTAGGCACCCAAACTGAAACAGCCATTTTCTTCTGAGAGGAGTTAGCTGCTCCTCCTAGCTGCCGGGCAAGAAAagaacccctgccctagacaccctgccccaccctcaggagccctgcatgccacaccctgcattttgagcttttcagaggaaataaaagcaGAGGCCAAGCTTACAAGTTTGAACAGTTTCAAGGACCTCTCAGTgactggattgggagagggccaTCTGCCCTACTATCCTGGGAAACAGACTGGTACTTTCCCTGAATAGGAGAAGTGGTAAAAACTCCAGGTTTCCAGCCAACCCTGTTGGTCTTCCTAGAAGGATCTCTGTCCAGCCAATGGCAGAGTAATATTATGGGCCACTCAtggaggagtagctctgggacagggaaacacCCACCATATTCCTTCCTTGCTATATCTCCCCCTCAGCAGCACCTCCCCCACCTAAAGCCATTTCAGAAACAGACCTTTGAGTGACTAAGATTAAAGGCATGCAAAAGCAAGCAGAGGCGGAGCAGGCaaagaataagaatggcaataaataagtgcctatgaataataaccttaaatgtaaatggcttaaatgctccaatcaaaagacattagGTAGCTgaaaggataagaaaacatgacccatatatatgcagtctacaagagacccacctcagcaCAAAGGTctcacacaaactgaaagtgaagggatggaaaaaaaattttcaggcaaatagaaatgaaaaaaaaaaaaaaaaaaaaaaagctggggtagcaatactcatatctgacaaaatagaattcaaagtgaaggccataataagagataatgaaggccactgcataatattaaaagaatcaatacaacaagaggatataactctggtaaacatatatgcacccaatacaggagcatcctgatatattaaaaaaaaaaaaaaacttttggaggattttaagggagaaattgacatcaatacaatcatagtaagggactctaacaccccactgacatcactgaatagatcttctagacaaaaaatcaacaaggaaacagtgaccctaAACAACACACTTGATCAGATGgcattaattgacattttcagaataatcaccccaaagctacagaatatacattcttctcaagtgcacatggacattttcaaagacacaccacatgttaggatacaaactaagtctctacaagttcaagaagacatATCAAGCAtgttctcagatcacaatgacctagaaatcaactataataaaaacactcaaaaatattcaaacacatggaggctaaatagcatgcaattaataaatgggttaccaaagagatcaaaaaattaaaaaacatccCGAAAGCAGTCCTGAGGGAAATTCATACCACTAGGccttgttatgcccagatttcaagatccccaaagaccactagggagccgagtctgatgcaaaagcaaagagcctTTATTCAAGCTTGAGCTCGGTCTCTCCACCTCTACCGACGCAGCAGCAGGATGCAAGAGAGCCCCGAGCTTCAGGAGAACAAAGagtttatagggcttggggtcaggaGGTGGGGTGATACTCGGACCACTGAGTTGGCCGATTCTGATTGGTTGGGTGGGGGTTAGGGTCTAGTGACACAAAGGCAGGATGCGGCCAGGGTCCAGTTACACAAAGACAGGATGTGGCTAGCATATTTCTGGCCTTAGGTTAGTTCCTCTTGCATTCCTATTGGCCGAtttaagggggtgggggaagcagggTTAAGCAACTGGTGCATTCTGTGGCTTTTCTCGGAAAAAGGTCATGTTGGGGACATAGTTACACAAGATGGAGGATACAACACAAAATGGAGTTAGTCCTGCTttgccctttcattccccccttgtcttgaaATTTATAGGCCCAATTATGGGATGGACTGCATTTCTACCTCGCCTTCTGCTACTAGAGGCCGGTACTGAGCGCGCAGAACCATCAACTGAACCGCCCCTATGCGCTctttgacaaattggactagatGGTTGATAATGCAAGGGTTGAAGGTCAATAGCATGAGTAAAATTATAAAGGGCCCAGCGAGGGCAGAAATAAGAGTGGTTAACCATGGGGACCAATTAAATAATGATTCATACCAAGACTGGGATTGCTCCCGCTCTAGCTTCCGTTTCTGCAATCCCTCTCTTATGAGGGCCATGGAGTCCTTTATAACTCCCGAATGATCAACATAAAAACAACACTCCTCCCCTAGGGCAGCACATAAGCCTCCTTGCTGCATGAACAGTAAGTCTAGTCCTCTTCTGTTCTGGAGTATTGCTTCAGATAAGGAAGTAAGAGATTCTTGCAGATGGGTAATGGACTTCTGGATTCTTTCTATATCTAGGTCTATGGCTGCTCTTAGGGTTTCATAGTTCTTGTCCTGTATAACAAGCGAGGATATCCCGGTTCCTGCTCCCGCTAGTCCCAGCCCCAGGAGCGCAGCCAGGGTCAGGGCTATGACAGGTTCTCTCCTGCTTCGGGGGCTAGCAGAGCCTATCCTGCTGAGTACTTCCTCCCCCAAATGGTACACTAGCTTGGAAATTAGCTGGACGAGTATGCAAAAGCCTTCTTTTGAGGAGTGGAGGATTTGGGAGTGGACGCAGGGAGCGAGGCCACTGGAACAGGCCCACCATGCATTTTTGGCAGGGAGCAGGTAAGCTGTCCCATTAGGGACTGTTAGTGTTATTACAAAGATGTGATTGTTCAGGGGACACTCGGCCTATGCAAGTACCTTGCCCTATTACTGCCTGGAGGGTTAGTCCTGCAGTGGCCTGCTGCCACCTGCAGGAGCTGGAATTAGAGGCCGTTGTATAATTGCCTCTAATAGCAATGCCTTCGTAATATGGTGGCCGGACATCTAGACAGAGCCAACAGGACGCGGTCAGGTCAGGTCAGGAAGCGTTCAGCACATGATATGCTCCCATAACTATGCTCCATAGGGGTCTGTGTCAGACGTTGAGGGGCGGACTGGGGTCGGGGATGCGGAGGATGCCCCGTTAGGGCCAAGGGGTGCAGAGGGCTGTGAGGCCAGGGCCCGGGTGCTCTTGGGCGGGGACGCCCGGGTAGAGGCAGGTTGGGGGGCCAGTACTTGGTTAGGCCCTACTCCTGCTGGAGCCTGTTGGGAGAGAGGTGCCACCCGTACCCGAAGAGTGAACAGTCCCCCGTGGTCCATATACCCGACCCTAGTCTTATCATAGAAACGTATTCCCCAGGTCTTACCGGCGTCCCACCCTGTCGCCTTCTTTCCTTGCTCCGTGAAAGATATTCTCACGGTGTTACAAGGATTACCTTCTCGGTCGCATGGCGGGCTATTCGGCCGCCTGATGGTAATTAGGTCACCCGTTTTCGGGGGAGTCCACCATATATGTCCCGTTGAGACACACGACCAGGAGGCACAGAAATAGTCCTCCGCTCCTCCGCATGGGTCCTGGGTGTGGCCTCGTGGAGTCCAAGAGTGCCCGGGGCAGACATAGAAGTGAAGTCCCCGGGCGAATCCGGGGTCGTATTGGACATGAATGAGGGAAAGCAGGTCTACATAGAGGTCCGGGTACCAAGTGTCTTTAGGGTGCAACTGGGAGGTCTGATTAAGTACAGTCCCCGAACTGGTGTCTATGATTTGCCAAGTAAGGTAATGGGGGGCGTGGGGACTCCCGGCGGCATGAGTGGCCGTGAGCAAGGTTACCAGTATCAGGCAGGTCGAGTACACGGTAGCCTGAGCTTGAGTGGGTTGTGCTGATTGTAATTGAGGCTCCATTGTGTGATGAGGTCCTCCTGGACTGCAGAGGGATCAGCTGGGCGGACGTGGgtgtgatggacccaggttgcgacgccgtctaccttgagagcggtgggtgTAGTCAGCACCACGaagtagggacccttccaacgcGGCTCGAGGGTCTCCCAGCGGTGCCTTTTGACAAAAACCCAGTCTCCCGGTCTGTACTGATGAGGCGTTGGGGTCGGGCCAGCTTCGTAGATGGCACGGAGACAcagccaaatgtcctcgtgcgcctgCTGGAGCCCTCTTAAGAGAAAAGATATTTCTTGATTTTCAAACTCAGCGAGAAGCTCAGCCTTAAGGTTaggaatgatagggggtggcctgccaaacatgatcTCATAGGGGGTAAAGCCCAGGGTATAAGGAGAGGTCTGTACCCGGTAGAGGGCATATGgaaggagagccacccagtccccgccagtctccatggttaatttggtaagggtctctTTTAGAGTTCTATTCATCCTTTCTACCTGCCCTGAACTTTGGGGCCTATAGGCACAATGCAATTTCCAATCTGCCCCTATAGCCTTGGGTACTGCCTGTGTTACCTGTGAAATAAAAGCTGGCCCGTTATCTGATCCTATCATAGCAGGAAATCCATACCTGGGTAGGATGTCTTCTAGCAGTTTCTTGGCACCATCTGAGCTGTTTCATGCctggttgggtatgcctctaccCATCCAAAAAAGGTGTctataaatactaaaaaatatttataaccatacttccTTGGCTTGACTTCGGTAAAGTCGATCTCCTATTGAGCTCCCGGCTTGGTTCCTCTGAGCCTGGTCCCTTTTTCACTCGACCCGGCCCTCGCGTTTGTGAGTTGGCAGGTCTTACAGGCGGATACAACTTGATCTATTTTGGAGTTTTGCTGGTGAATTTTGATTCCGGCATGCTGGATTAAGTCCTTTAATTTCCGGGCCCCAAGGTGGGTGGACCGGTGCATGCGTTCTAACACTGGGACTCCAAGCCGGTCTGGCAGTATGAGCTCCTTGTCTGGTGTATACCACCATCCCTTTATCTCCTGGGCCAGGGGGAGTTTCCTGATCCGCTGCAACTCCTCCTGGGAGTATCAGGGCTGGTCTGGTAAAACTGGGTCCCCCGGGTCCGGTAGTTGTAGGGCCATGGTGGGGACCGAAGTAAGGGCCACTGCCTTGGCTGCCTGGTCAGCCTTTTGGTTACCTCTTGCTATCGGGTCATCAGTCTTCTGGTGCCCTTGGCAGTGGATAATGGCTAACTTGGCAGGAAGCCATAAGGCTGTAAGCAGGTTGAGTATCTCCTGCTTATTCTTTATAGTCCGTCCCTCTGCCGTCAGTAATCCCCTCTCCTGATAGATTGCCCCATGAACATGAG
This is a stretch of genomic DNA from Myotis daubentonii chromosome 4, mMyoDau2.1, whole genome shotgun sequence. It encodes these proteins:
- the LOC132233014 gene encoding serine/arginine-rich splicing factor 1 gives rise to the protein MSGGGVIRGPAGNNDCRIYVGNLPPDIRTKDIEDVFYKYGAIRDIDLKNRRGGPPFAFVEFEDPRDAEDAVYGRDGYDYDGYRLRVEFPRSGRGTGRGGGGGGGGGAPRGRYGPPSRRSENRVVVSGLPPSGSWQDLKDHMREAGDVCYADVYRDGTGVVEFVRKEDMTYAVRKLDNTKFRSHEGETAYIRVKVDGPRSPSYGRSRSRSRSRSRSRSRSNSRSRSYSPRRSRGSPRYSPRHSRSRSRT